The genomic interval AACGCTGACGCGTTCCGCCGGCATTCCCTCAGCGGTGCGGCACCAGCTCCGCCGCCTGCTTGGCGGGCGTCTTGACCGCCACCTGGCGCGAGCCCGCGGTGGAGCAGAAGCGATTCTTGCCGGCGCGCTTGGCTTCATACAGCGCATAGTCGGCGATGCTGATCAGCGCGTCCACCGATTCGGCGTCGTCGGGATAGATGCTGATGCCGATGGAGGTCGACAGGCGCAGCGTCAGGTCGTTGATGAAGAAGGGCTCGGACAGCGCTTCCACCAGCTTCGAGGCCGGGCCTTGCGCATCCTGCAGGCTGTGGATGTCGCCCAGCACGACCATGAATTCGTCGCCGCCGAGGCGCGCGACCGTGTCTTCCTTGCGCGACGAAGCGAGCAGGCGCTGCGAGACCATCTTCAGGATCTCGTCGCCATAGGCATGGCCGTAGGTATCGTTGATTGCCTTGAAGCCGTCGAGGTCCAGGTACATGATCGCCGCCTTCGCATGGCTGCGGTTGGCATGCTGCAGGGCGGTTTCGATGCGGTCTTCCAGCAGGCGCCGGTTCGGCAGCCCGGTCAGGGCGTCGTGCAGGGCCAGTTCCTGCTGGGCCTTCGAATACTGGGCCAGTTCCTTGTAGAGCAGGCGCACTTCCAGCATGTTGTGGATGCGCTTGTGCACTTCCAGCAGGTCGAAGGGCTTGCTGATGAAGTCGCGCGCGCCGGCCTCGAGGGCCGCGATCTTGAAGCTGGGCTGGGCCGTCAGGGCCAGCACGGGCAGGTAGCCGCCTTTTTCGATTTCCTTCAGGCTTTTCATGACCTGGAAGCCGTTCAGGCCGGGCATCTGCAGGTCGAGCAGGATGAGGTCGTAGTTGTGCTCGCGGTGCAGCGGGCAGACCTGTTCCGGCTCCATGGTCGAGCTGACGTTGGAGTAGCCCTCTTCGCGCAATATCTCTTCCATCAGCTCGATATTGTCTGGCGAATCGTCTACGACCAGGATTTTGGCGTTCAAAATGTCTTGTCTGCTCGGCATGCTTCTTCTCGTCGAAATAGGTACTGGAAGGAAACAAATTTCATACAGGAATCCAACTTTCCCACTCCAGGTAGTCTAGCAAAGACCCAGGAATTTCTTGTAGGACAGCGCCGCGTCGGGTAGTAGGAACTTCACAATCGTGCCCGGCCGCTTGGCGGACGCACCAGAGAAGCGACCGCGGCGATCAATTCGCTCGGTTCGACCGGCTTGGAAATATGCGAAGAAAAGCCCGCTTCCAGGGCGCGCAGGCGGTCTTCCGAGCGGGCAAAGGCGGTCAGTGCGACGGCCGGCAGCAGCCCTCCACGGTCGCGCGGCAGGGCGCGTACCCAGGACAGCAGTTCGAAGCCGTCGACTTCGGGCATGCCCAGGTCGGAGATCAGGAGGTCGGGCATGTCGGCCTGCAGCGAGGCAAACGCTTCGCGCGCGCTGGCGGCGATGCGTACCCGCGCCCGGCAGTCGGTGAGGATGCGGGCAATCAGCTCGCGCGCATCGCGGTCGTCGTCGACCACCAGCACCGAGGCGCCTTCCAGGTCGCGGTAGGTGAGGTCGGGCGCGACCGGCGGTGGCGAGCCGAGAGCCAGGCCGCGGCTGCGCGCCGTGTTCGGAACAATCTTGGCCAGCGGGAGCTCGATCGTGAAGCTCGCACCCCGGCCTTCGCCGGCACTCTCGGCGCGCACGGTGCCGCCGTGCTGCTCGATCAGGTGCTTGACGATGGCCAGGCCCGGGCCCAGCCCGCCGTGGCGGCGCGTCATCGAGGCGTCGGCCTGGCGGAAGCGCTCGAACACGTGGGTGATGAATTCCGGCCCGATGCCGGCGCCGGTATCGCGCACGGTCACCATCACCGAACCGTCGCGCTGGCCCAGTTCGACCGTCACCAGCCCGTCGCGCGGGGTGAACTTGATCGCGTTCGAGAGCAGGTTCCACACCACCTGCTGCAGGCGCGCCGGGTCGCCGGCGATCATGCCCGGACTGGCCTCGTAGCGCTTCTCGATGCGGATGTTCTTGGCCTCGGCGGCCGGGCGCACGGTGTCGATGGCGGCATCGACGAAGCCCTGCGGGCTCAGCGTCTGCATGTCGAGCAGCACCTTGCCCGACGTGATGCGGCTCATGTCGAGCAGGTCTTCGATCAGCTGGGCCTGGGCGCGCGCATTGCGTTCGATGGTCTGCAAGCCGCGCTGCAGGTCGTTCTGGTCCTTGCCGCCGCGGCGCAGCACCTGTGCCCAGCCCGGGATGGCCGAGAGCGGCGTGCGCAGTTCGTGCGACAGGGTGGCCAGGAACTCGTCCTTCATCTGGCTCGAGCGCTCGGCCTCGGCCCGCGCCTCGCGTTCGCTCTCGAGCAGCACCTTGCGTTCCTCGGCCGCCTGCTGGGCCGCTTCGTAGAGGCGCGTGTTGTCCAGCGCGACGGCGGCCTGGGCGGCGATGCCGGCCACGATGCGCTCGGTGCGCTCGGTGAACACGCCCGGTTCCGGATGGCCGAAGAACATCGTACCCATCGGTTCGCCCGAGGCCGCCATCACCGGAACCGAGAGGTAGCTGCGCACGGCGGGCTGGCCGGACAGCGGGGTGAACTGGGTCGGACCCTGGCCATAGCGCGGGTCGTCCGTGATGTCGCTCGAGCGCACCAGGCCGGTGCCGCGGAAGCTGGGGCCGAACAGGGCGGTGGCCTGCGGTTCGCCGAAGCTCTGGAATTCGTTGGCGACGCCGCCGGACAGGGGTGTAGAGCGAGAACGTCGGCCCTTCGGCTTCCTTTGCCGTGATAGAAGAAGCCGGCGAAGCGCGCGCCGGCGATGCCGCTGGCGGCCTCGACGGCCACTTGCAGCAGCGAGCGCAGGTCGCGCGTGGAAGCGAGGGCACTGCCGGTGTTGTTGAGCAGTTCGAGCACCTTCGATTCGTCGCGCAGGGCTTGCTCGACACGCTTGACCTGGTCGACGTCGGTGTTGGTGCCGAACCAGCGCACGACCTTGCCGTGGCGGTCGCGCACGGCATTCACGCGGGTCAGGAACCAGCGGTACTGGCCATCGGCGCCGCGGATCGGGTATTCCATCTCGAAAGGCGCGCCGCTCTCGATCGAGGCGCGCCAGTGTTCGCGCATGGCGGGCAGGGCATCGGGCTCGACCGTGTCTTGCCAGCCCCAGCCGGTAGCAAGCTCGGGCGTGGTGCCGGTGTACTCGTACCAGCGCTCGTTGAACCAGACGATGGCACCGTCGGCCTGGGCCATCCAGGCCAGCTGCGGGATGGTATTGGCCAGGGCGCGCAGGGTTTCCTCGCTCTGGCGCAGGCTGTCCTCGACGTTCTTGCGGCTGGAAATGTCCTGCACGACGCCGGTCATGCCGATGATGCTGTCGCGCTGCTGCGGGTCGGCATGGTTGGCGCGGCCCACCAGCGCGATCCAGCGCGCCTGGCCGCCGTCGGGCAGCAGGCGGCATTCGATGTTCAGGTCGGTATGGGCGGCAAAGGCATGCAGCACTTCGCGGCGCACCGATTCGCGGTCCTGTTCGTCCAGGCGCGCGCGCAGGGCCGGCCAGGAATGGGGAACTTCCGGCTCCAGCCCGAGGATGGCGGCGGCGCGCTCGCCCAGGATCAGGCGGTCGCTGGCCGCATCCCAGCGCCAGTCGCCGAGGCGGCCCGCGGCCAGGGCCACCTGCAGCCGGTTGTTGCTCTCGATGAGGGCCTGCTGGTCGGCGCGGCGGCGCGTGATGTCGTGGAAATACAGGGTCAGGCCATCGGGCGAGGGATACATGCGCGCCTCGATCCAGCAGGCCAGGCGCGGGTAGAAGAACTCGCGGCTGCCGGTCTGGCGCGAGGCCATCGCCCGTTCCAGTTCGGTGGCGAGATTGCTGCCGCGCAGCTCCTCGAACTCTTCCCACAGGTTATTGCCGAGGAGGCCAGCGCGGGTCTTGCCCAGCGGCGCCAGCAGTTCCAGCGCGCGGCCGTTGATGTAGGTGATGCGCCAGTCGAAGTCGACCGCGCAGAAGGCATCGGTCAGGCTCTCGAGCATGTTTTCCATGCGCTCGTTGGCCTGGCGCAGGGCTTCCTTGGCGGCCATGAGCTCGGCCTCGGCATTGCGGCGTGCCGCCGGGGCGTGGCTCGCGTTGCGCACTGCGGCCGCGCATCAGTTCGAGTTCGTCGGGCTTGTCACTCATGCCAGGCCCTCCACGGTCGCGGCGCACGCAGCGCAAGCCGGTCCGGCGTGGACCGGCACGGTGGCGGAAGGCGCAGCGGATGCGGTTGGGCGAAGGTCATGATGGTCAAGCTGTCGGCAACGCGCAAGGACGCCGCGTGCCCTGGCTCCCGGCCATTCTAGCCCAGCGGCCGGGCGCTGTCGCACACGCTGGTGCAGCACTCAGGCGCCCGTCCGCAATTGGTCGGCCACCTTGTGCAGGGCGTCCTGCAACTGGTCGAGCTCGTATGGTTTCTGCAGTGACTGGTAAGGGAAGTCCAGGTGGCGCAGCAACATGTCGCCGTAGCCGGAGGCGAAGATGACCTTCAGGTGCGGATGGCGCACCAGGGCTTCGCGCGCCAGGTCGACACCGGACATGCCGGGCAGGCTGACGTCGGTGAAGAGCACGTGGTAGCGGCGCGCGCCCATGCGCTGCAGGGCGTCTTCCGGGTGCGCCGTGCCTTCGACCTCGTAGCCGAAAGCCTTGAGCATTTCGCACACCGGTATTGCGAGTCGAGGTTGTCCTCGACCACCGGGATCGACAGGGTGCCGGAATCGGCGGCCGGTTCCGCGGAGGCCGCACGCGTTGCCGGGGCCAGCGCGCAGGCGATGCCGCCCACGGTGGCGCCCTCGGTAAACAGCGGCGTGAAATACAGGTCGTAGCGCTCGGACGCGCCGCCGAAGCCGACGGCCGCTCCCGCTACCAGTGCCGCCTCGCCGCGCCAGGCGCGCGCGGCGCCTTCCTGCGCGGCGGCGAGCGGCGGCGGCAGCACCGGCGGCACCGAGCCGCCCGGCACGTGGCCAAACGCGGGCCCGGCCACGGCTCCGTAGGCCTCGTTGCACAGGACCGCCGACTGCGGCCCCCATTGCAGCAGCATCGGCAGCGGCGTATTGAACATCAGGTCGGCCGCTACCCGCAGCGGCTGCGGCCAGCCGGCCGGATCGCCGAGCGAGGTGGCGCTCCAGTCATAGGCGGAAACACTGCGGGCAGACATACCGGAAGAAAGCATGGGAAACGGCCTGTTAAATATTCGAAAACATGGTCGAATCGTACACTAAATGCGCAGCGGTTGGCGACGCGTCCGTGCGTCGCGGCCGGCGCGCGGCATCAGGGCAGGCCATGGCCGGCGCCGGCACAGGCAATTGCCTCCTCCAGCCTGTCGTTCCCCCAGAACATCTCGTCGCCGGTGAAGAAGGTCGGCGCGCCGAAGATGCCGCGTGCGGCGGCGGCCTCGGTGCGCTCGCGCAGACGCAGTTTCGCCTCCGGGGCCTGGGCAGCGTCGAGGAGCGCCTGCGCATCGGGCACCAGGCCGTCCGGGGCATCCAGCACGGCCTGCGCGTCGTCGATCTCGCGGTCCTCCACCCAGTTCTGCAACATGACACGGCGGCAGAAGGCACCCATCCGGGGCTCGTGCACCGCCGGGGACGCCACCCTCATCGGCAGCAAGGCGCGGCGGGGAAAGGCCGAGGGCTTGCACCATGGCAGGCCGAGGCGCGCACACTGGCGTTCCATGTCGCGCCACATATAGCGGCCTTTCGCTTCCTGCAGCACGAAAGGCGAGGTGTTCCAGCCGAGTTCGCGGAAGATCGGGCCGAGCAGGAAGGGGCGCCATGCGACGGCGACCCCGGCGGCGCGCGCCAGGTCCTCGATGCGCATGACGGACAGGTAGCTGTAGGTGCTGCCGAACTCGAACCAGCATTCGATGGCCACGGGGCCGGTCGCGGTGTCGCGGGATGGCAAGGCCGTCTCCTGTGGCGCCCGGGCGTGGGCATCGAGCAATGATAGCAGCAGCCCGAGGCGGCACGGCGGCAGGGCGCCAGGGCCAGGGGCAAAAAAAAGCCCGCTGCGGGAGCGGGCTGAATCTATTTCCGAGGAGGAATATAGAGGAGACAGGAAGGATTATGCTGCTGCGCAATAATTATTTCCAATTTATATTCGCAATGACTGTCATTGACGATTCATATGGCTCGTGAGAGGGCCGCACGGGAGCGCATTTGCTTGGTGCATCGCAGAAAATGTTTTACCATGGCAAATATGTCACGACAGTGTAGTTCGCCTGCCGCAGCCCGGCTGCCCCTATCGCCACATTCGTCAAGGGTAGGCGGGCCTGGCCGCGACCCGGCGCGCGCGCGCGGCGCCGGGCCGCGGCCAACGGAGCTGCTGCAAGCGGCCATGGCGCGATATCATGAGCTCGATGTGCAAGCCGCCGCGCCATGGCCGGGACGGCCCGCGACGATGCACACGTTCCAGCAACCGAACCTCGGCCGATGATTCGACACCGTCTCTCTTCTTTCTTGCCCGGGCGCCGTGCCCCGGGCATGCGCCTGGCCGGCTGGCTGCTCGCGTGCGCCGCGGCCGCGTGCGCGGCGGCCGCCGTGGTGCCGATACCGGTGCTGGCCCAGAGCGCCGGCAGCCTGGCGCTGGAACGCCGCGTCAAGGCCGCCTTCCTCTACAAATTCCGGGCTATGCCGAGTTTCCGGCGGGTGCCTTTGCCGACCGGGGGCGCGCCGGTGACGATCGGTGTCGTCGGCTCCGACGAGATGGCGGCCGAACTGACCCGCGTCGTCGCCGGGCGCCAGGTCGGCGGACGCGCCCTCGTGGTGCGCTCGCTGCGCGAAGGCGAGCTGGCCGCGCCGGTGCACCTGCTCTTCGTGGCCGGCAACGACAGCGCGCGCACCGGCCGCATCCTGCGCGCCGCCCCCGGCGCACTGCTTCCCGTCACCGAGTGCGATCTCGGCCTGCAGCAGGGCAGCGTGATCAATTTCAGGATAGTCGACGAGCGCGTACGTTTTGACGTGTCGCTCGATTCGGCGGAAAAGAACAATGTCAA from Massilia sp. Se16.2.3 carries:
- a CDS encoding ATP-binding protein, giving the protein MRSSDITDDPRYGQGPTQFTPLSGQPAVRSYLSVPVMAASGEPMGTMFFGHPEPGVFTERTERIVAGIAAQAAVALDNTRLYEAAQQAAEERKVLLESEREARAEAERSSQMKDEFLATLSHELRTPLSAIPGWAQVLRRGGKDQNDLQRGLQTIERNARAQAQLIEDLLDMSRITSGKVLLDMQTLSPQGFVDAAIDTVRPAAEAKNIRIEKRYEASPGMIAGDPARLQQVVWNLLSNAIKFTPRDGLVTVELGQRDGSVMVTVRDTGAGIGPEFITHVFERFRQADASMTRRHGGLGPGLAIVKHLIEQHGGTVRAESAGEGRGASFTIELPLAKIVPNTARSRGLALGSPPPVAPDLTYRDLEGASVLVVDDDRDARELIARILTDCRARVRIAASAREAFASLQADMPDLLISDLGMPEVDGFELLSWVRALPRDRGGLLPAVALTAFARSEDRLRALEAGFSSHISKPVEPSELIAAVASLVRPPSGRARL
- a CDS encoding YfiR family protein, with translation MIRHRLSSFLPGRRAPGMRLAGWLLACAAAACAAAAVVPIPVLAQSAGSLALERRVKAAFLYKFRAMPSFRRVPLPTGGAPVTIGVVGSDEMAAELTRVVAGRQVGGRALVVRSLREGELAAPVHLLFVAGNDSARTGRILRAAPGALLPVTECDLGLQQGSVINFRIVDERVRFDVSLDSAEKNNVKLSSRLLTVANRVVKGNS
- a CDS encoding response regulator, whose protein sequence is MQRMGARRYHVLFTDVSLPGMSGVDLAREALVRHPHLKVIFASGYGDMLLRHLDFPYQSLQKPYELDQLQDALHKVADQLRTGA
- a CDS encoding diguanylate cyclase domain-containing protein, whose product is MPSRQDILNAKILVVDDSPDNIELMEEILREEGYSNVSSTMEPEQVCPLHREHNYDLILLDLQMPGLNGFQVMKSLKEIEKGGYLPVLALTAQPSFKIAALEAGARDFISKPFDLLEVHKRIHNMLEVRLLYKELAQYSKAQQELALHDALTGLPNRRLLEDRIETALQHANRSHAKAAIMYLDLDGFKAINDTYGHAYGDEILKMVSQRLLASSRKEDTVARLGGDEFMVVLGDIHSLQDAQGPASKLVEALSEPFFINDLTLRLSTSIGISIYPDDAESVDALISIADYALYEAKRAGKNRFCSTAGSRQVAVKTPAKQAAELVPHR
- a CDS encoding 2-hydroxychromene-2-carboxylate isomerase — translated: MPSRDTATGPVAIECWFEFGSTYSYLSVMRIEDLARAAGVAVAWRPFLLGPIFRELGWNTSPFVLQEAKGRYMWRDMERQCARLGLPWCKPSAFPRRALLPMRVASPAVHEPRMGAFCRRVMLQNWVEDREIDDAQAVLDAPDGLVPDAQALLDAAQAPEAKLRLRERTEAAAARGIFGAPTFFTGDEMFWGNDRLEEAIACAGAGHGLP
- a CDS encoding PAS domain-containing protein — protein: MRNASHAPAARRNAEAELMAAKEALRQANERMENMLESLTDAFCAVDFDWRITYINGRALELLAPLGKTRAGLLGNNLWEEFEELRGSNLATELERAMASRQTGSREFFYPRLACWIEARMYPSPDGLTLYFHDITRRRADQQALIESNNRLQVALAAGRLGDWRWDAASDRLILGERAAAILGLEPEVPHSWPALRARLDEQDRESVRREVLHAFAAHTDLNIECRLLPDGGQARWIALVGRANHADPQQRDSIIGMTGVVQDISSRKNVEDSLRQSEETLRALANTIPQLAWMAQADGAIVWFNERWYEYTGTTPELATGWGWQDTVEPDALPAMREHWRASIESGAPFEMEYPIRGADGQYRWFLTRVNAVRDRHGKVVRWFGTNTDVDQVKRVEQALRDESKVLELLNNTGSALASTRDLRSLLQVAVEAASGIAGARFAGFFYHGKGSRRADVLALHPCPAASPTNSRASANRRPPPCSAPASAAPAWCARATSRTTRAMARVRPSSPRCPASPPCAATSRFR